ACGTCCAGGCACATATTCGAGAAAGAGCACGCGTACCGTTTCGGTGGCTTGACTGAAAACTGAGTAGACAGCATCGCGTACAGCGCGGTGGAGCAAAAGCGCAGCGCTGCGTGCCACCTTGTTAGGACCGGCCGTACTCTCGCTACCCGAGTTACAATTCGGAGTGGGGTTTGTACTGGCGTTGGTATTCGATTGTTCGCCATCGATGCCCTTGAGAAAATTTCGCAAACTAATCAAACCATCCTCCCGATCCTGAAATTGACGCGAATAGAACTGTTCAACCTACAAGAGGCAAGTGAGAAAAGAGAGAGACCCCGGGATccttttgtaataatatttaagtgATATATACTTTGAGTTCGTCTTACCATATCATTGCCGAACACGAGTATCGGCAGTGCAGCCTGTCGACGTTCGCGATCATTCAAGCGCGAACGTCCGCGATTGGGATCGGCCTCCAGTAGAGCTGTACCTTGACATTCCCTTAAAAATTCATTAGTATTTGAACTACAGTACGAGAGTGTAATGCAAATACATATGATGGGTACATTGCAACAAACACCGATATAGGATTTTTTCATACAGAATATGcacaattttttacataaaaagaaAGGAAGAAGAAAGAACAGAAATCAACTAAAAGTACACCGAAATGTTCATGAGATCGCTCGAGCATAATCTATACGctacaatatacataaatacaaaaatattttacatattgatatatacaaaatatccgGCAACAAGTTGGAGATCATGTCTATACCAAAATATCTCTAAATGATAAGGGAATGAATCGGAtgagttttaattaaataagtatCATGCATAAAATTTCCTATGAACTACAAATTATGAGATGATACGGATATCCTTTCgtaaattacatatatgtttagGAAGAGCACTTCAAAATTGCCAAGGATCAAAGTAGTATTGCATAAAACTAGACACATTCGGACCACTTTGATTCTTCCTGAGAAATCGTCTCTGAATCCGGCTCGGGGAGTAAAAGAGAACGGACAAAATCCAAAAACCCCATCAGAAAGTCTGTTCTTTTTAGTGGTCTCCAGTCAACCATTTATAGAGACTACTGGTTTACGAATGTAACCGTACAGGGTTACttttccaattgaatattaaccacacatttttttaatactaaaagGTCTATAACCTCAACCCGAAAGGGTGCTACTAGCCTAcgaaatatttacttaacataTTTCAGAAGAGTCTACCACTACAATGTTCTACAATAAATTCCGCGCTATTTACGACCACACAGCTAGTAGAATACCATCAAACTTACTGCCTTAAAGCGGGCACAGCACGCTCTTCATAATCTTCGTAGGAATTACGGGGAGCGCTTTTGTTTCTGCGGCGCAACGAACCCTGACGGCTGGACATGGGTGAACTATGTCGACTGGGACTACGTCCTTTCCCCAATTTGGGCGAAACTGGTATGTCGTCGTGTGATTTCCGCAGATTCACATTTGATGTGAGTGAGAGACTATCATTGGCATTAGTTTGTGCGATACCAGCTGGTGTTGAATTGACGGTGCCACCACAGCCTCCACCACCGCTCGAACTACAACCATCTAGGGAGGAACGATCGTCTTTTAGGCTCTTCGGGCTCATTGTGCTTGTTTGGTAGTGCGCTTCGGCTAGCGCTTGTGCGACGTCTTGCAAACTTGGCGCTGGTGGCAATATCGGTTTACTGGCATACACTTCGCTCGCCAAATCATTCGAAGCATTCAAACCGTTGGCTTCCAGCAAATCGTTGACCAACAAGTGCTTCAGCACAAGCGACTTGTACATTTCGATTTGCTCTTTACGCAACTTAGCGGTAGTGAAGTCCTCCTGTTGCACCGCCTGGCGTTTAGCCAGCGCATAACGACCCAAACGCTCGCCGGCTGTGCGCAGCGCTGTCATACAAAGCTTCAACTTGCGCGCATATTCAAAGCGTTCCGCACCGACCGCCTGCAGTTTCTTCTCCTCCATTTCACGTATGATCTCCGCAATTGATTCCTCAACATACATGGAAAAGAGCAAGTCATCGCAGATGGACACTAAAGCCGGCTCAGCCGCAGACCCAGGCGGAGCTGCCAACTCAGTATTGTTTTGCTCACTGCTTACAGCCGCAGCAGCGTTGCCATTCCCGCCGGCGTTCAGCGACTCAGCTTGCGCGGCGCATTCAGTCACTGCAACCGTCACATTCTTATCCAACTCTTCGCCCAAGACGTTGACTGCAATCAGTGCAACTTGTCCATCTGGGTTGTAGTCGTTGCGGTGCGCGGTGCTTAAGCGCAGCTTCAGATGCGTACCCCGTCGCGGATTCACCGAAACGCTCTGCAGCTCACGCGACTTGTAATTCGTGGCCGCGTTGTCGGAGAGTGCAACAAAGCCGAGAAAATCGAAGCACTGTGAGGATGGTGTGCTCGGTATGCCCTTCGGCGAGTAGTGCAGCCATAGCTCAACTTTTTCAGCTGAAAGAGAAGATTCggttaaatttttaagaataacAATACGTAATCCCATTACTACTTACGTATAAGGAACTGATGCGCCAATATTTGTATGCGGCAGATCTTCGCGGGTCTGTGGAAACGCAGTACGATGTCGTGTGGCGTGATGGTACTACCGGGGGCGCTGCGCCAGCCGTGCACTGTCGGACCATGTGTGTTGAGTTCGCTAGCAGGAAAGGCGGGGTCTTCATCTgcaaccaaaaataatttaaattttattaaaaatgttggaTAACTCAAATCCCTAGCaatatattgcatacttttaggcgtttatGGTATATATATCCACTTTATTAACCCAACAacttggaaattaataaaagtgacCTCCAACATTTTATGGactattaataaaacaaatactaGCGAtactgaattttttatgaaaacgcTGTCAGATTAATTATGCATCGTCAGTTCTGTTTATGAGCCTCATTTccataattaaaaacataagACCTTATATTACACAGTTGAGATAGAGACAAAAACAATACACTCAGGGGGGCTGAGCGCCTAGCCGGCAAATTGAGTGACTCCAAAATTGAGACTGACACAAACtgcacgaacaacaacaaactaaataaataaacaaacaacaaacgtgTTGAGTTGgcaacatacatatctacatacgaATAGCAGCAACAAAACAGAGAAACCAGTcataaacaaaaactaaacgagttctAGAATCCATGTAAATATGCGCGTGTGGCTGTGTACACAATTTTTCTACGAATACTCAACGCAGTGATGCATATAGGGATGCCACCTACGTTTGAATGTGCACATTTCTAAATAAGGCAGGTAATAGCTCATAAAATGTTGCAATGcagaatttcaataatttagtaatgtgatttttttttatttccaactaTTCCGAGCTAACTCgataatatttaagaatttaatgatgCCTACAACAGATTAACGTAAACTGCTGGGGAATACGTGATGAGGTGTtgggaatttttttcaaaagggagattcacatatttcatattgaaaataatCTTAAATATCAATTATCAGGCAAGTTTTGCAATCCgggtgaaagtgaaaattaaaaaaaaatgtggaaattgaAGAGTATAacggattgaaagtgaatttgtttgaatttcacTCGGTAGTGAATTACAGAATCTGtctgtatatttgaaaaaaattgagcTTGTATTTGTGGAGATAATAATAATAGGTGGTCTACTTATATTTGGTGTTCTAAATATGGTCATTACCTATCAACTCTTGGCAAAGATACCCGAAAGATTCGTTCAAATagtaataatttgttttgaacTAAAAAGTAAAAGCACCAAATCTAAATGAAAGCAGAGTAAAGTAGAGTTGGCAACCCGGCAATCAAGACTACTGAGCGCAATATTTGTAAACCCAGTAAGAAAATTTGCCATGAAATTACATCCAATGCCGCAATAagtgatttttattgtttaacgtAACCAATTAAATGACTAAATTTTTGAACGCAGAATTCAGAAgagaattattataaaattcagagagaattatttataaaaacatttttcactATAAACTAATAAAGGGTATcatcgttttaaagatacagcagaAAAAAGAGCTGTTCGAAGAGCTGACTTGGCAGCTGGAAT
This portion of the Zeugodacus cucurbitae isolate PBARC_wt_2022May chromosome 3, idZeuCucr1.2, whole genome shotgun sequence genome encodes:
- the LOC105211417 gene encoding centrosomal protein of 104 kDa isoform X2, with product MAKKIPFNVVFATDEDPAFPASELNTHGPTVHGWRSAPGSTITPHDIVLRFHRPAKICRIQILAHQFLIPEKVELWLHYSPKGIPSTPSSQCFDFLGFVALSDNAATNYKSRELQSVSVNPRRGTHLKLRLSTAHRNDYNPDGQVALIAVNVLGEELDKNVTVAVTECAAQAESLNAGGNGNAAAAVSSEQNNTELAAPPGSAAEPALVSICDDLLFSMYVEESIAEIIREMEEKKLQAVGAERFEYARKLKLCMTALRTAGERLGRYALAKRQAVQQEDFTTAKLRKEQIEMYKSLVLKHLLVNDLLEANGLNASNDLASEVYASKPILPPAPSLQDVAQALAEAHYQTSTMSPKSLKDDRSSLDGCSSSGGGGCGGTVNSTPAGIAQTNANDSLSLTSNVNLRKSHDDIPVSPKLGKGRSPSRHSSPMSSRQGSLRRRNKSAPRNSYEDYEERAVPALRQECQGTALLEADPNRGRSRLNDRERRQAALPILVFGNDMVEQFYSRQFQDREDGLISLRNFLKGIDGEQSNTNASTNPTPNCNSGSESTAGPNKVARSAALLLHRAVRDAVYSVFSQATETVRVLFLEYVPGRVSQSEVARCVDRLLPELLAKSGDPSARIHTLAQHTILSIAACPEVIEQHLVAPALSRSVSSGTHPRLALSRMQMLEQLVLSQGIGTDKHSGLTCRALSECGCSGIHHPAEPVRKVAERILLLVYKVNPRLVRKQLPPDDDITRRNLLYRQLFTEFDKLDLERKKEMLEANKYSAHNNSDPITPPPNRGRNDLEHLQQATGSAGGSSCGGGAGSGSDSRSSPYGYMYSTKSPDLQSSPMRRSETRILKSKSGHALGGTNGYASGSSGGGNGMSSGSAGGLASTFSNCNGKQQYNEQLKRSMISASNSRKGSNSNSNSESLEEPPDLIHCPFCDWCCSSSDQSQLDRHYWKSCPFLTKCPQCSQVLEVAALNYHLTKECEAKDSYVMCERCTESVHKQLYDLHQMEDYCRELKTGAARCPLCHDDVHLPLDGGWKLHLLSSTGCPGNTRRRAKKSN
- the LOC105211417 gene encoding centrosomal protein of 104 kDa isoform X1, with product MAKKIPFNVVFATDEDPAFPASELNTHGPTVHGWRSAPGSTITPHDIVLRFHRPAKICRIQILAHQFLIPEKVELWLHYSPKGIPSTPSSQCFDFLGFVALSDNAATNYKSRELQSVSVNPRRGTHLKLRLSTAHRNDYNPDGQVALIAVNVLGEELDKNVTVAVTECAAQAESLNAGGNGNAAAAVSSEQNNTELAAPPGSAAEPALVSICDDLLFSMYVEESIAEIIREMEEKKLQAVGAERFEYARKLKLCMTALRTAGERLGRYALAKRQAVQQEDFTTAKLRKEQIEMYKSLVLKHLLVNDLLEANGLNASNDLASEVYASKPILPPAPSLQDVAQALAEAHYQTSTMSPKSLKDDRSSLDGCSSSGGGGCGGTVNSTPAGIAQTNANDSLSLTSNVNLRKSHDDIPVSPKLGKGRSPSRHSSPMSSRQGSLRRRNKSAPRNSYEDYEERAVPALRHSNTNEFLRECQGTALLEADPNRGRSRLNDRERRQAALPILVFGNDMVEQFYSRQFQDREDGLISLRNFLKGIDGEQSNTNASTNPTPNCNSGSESTAGPNKVARSAALLLHRAVRDAVYSVFSQATETVRVLFLEYVPGRVSQSEVARCVDRLLPELLAKSGDPSARIHTLAQHTILSIAACPEVIEQHLVAPALSRSVSSGTHPRLALSRMQMLEQLVLSQGIGTDKHSGLTCRALSECGCSGIHHPAEPVRKVAERILLLVYKVNPRLVRKQLPPDDDITRRNLLYRQLFTEFDKLDLERKKEMLEANKYSAHNNSDPITPPPNRGRNDLEHLQQATGSAGGSSCGGGAGSGSDSRSSPYGYMYSTKSPDLQSSPMRRSETRILKSKSGHALGGTNGYASGSSGGGNGMSSGSAGGLASTFSNCNGKQQYNEQLKRSMISASNSRKGSNSNSNSESLEEPPDLIHCPFCDWCCSSSDQSQLDRHYWKSCPFLTKCPQCSQVLEVAALNYHLTKECEAKDSYVMCERCTESVHKQLYDLHQMEDYCRELKTGAARCPLCHDDVHLPLDGGWKLHLLSSTGCPGNTRRRAKKSN